The Carboxydocella sporoproducens DSM 16521 genomic sequence GCAGTACCCGTATGTGCACCATCGGAGGCATGGTAGCCAATAATTCCAGTGGCCTGCGGGCGGTCAAATACGGAGCCACAGAAAACTATGTCCTGGGCCTGGAAGTGGTTCTGCCCAACGGGGAAGTGATTATTACCGGTGGCACCCGTTCCAAAGCGGTAAAAAGCGTTACCGGCCTCAATTTGACCAAGGTTTTTGTCGGCTCGGAAGGCACTCTGGGTGTGATCACCAATATCCGCCTGCGCCTCTGGCCCAAACCCAAAGGCCGGGGCATAGCCATGGCGGTTTTCGCCAACCTGGAAGATGCTCCTGCCGCTATCCTGGACGTCTATCGCGCCGGTATCCTGCCTTCCGGCATCGAAATTATGGATAATTCCGCCATCCGGGCGGTAAGTGAATTCGCCCCGGAACTGAATCTGCCGGTGGATGCCCAGGCCATCCTGATCTTTGAAGTGGATGGCAATCCCGCCAGTGTAGCCTGGGAAGGAGAACAAATTCAGCAAATCGTGGGACAGCGGGCCCTGCGCATCGAATGGGCCACTGAACCCAAGCGCATGGCTGATCTCTGGCGCGCCCGTGGCGTGGTGGCAACTGCCGCTGCCCGTGTTCGCCCTGATGGCAGCCGGATTTTCCACGGGGAAGATATTTCGGTTCCATTTACCCAGGTAACCGAGGCGCTGCGCCGCATTCAGGCCCTGGGGGAAGAATTCGGGGTCAAGGTGGTGGTCTATGGCCACATCGGAGATGGCAACCTCCATACCGCCCCGGTCATCGACCCGGAAAACCCGGCAGAAGTGGAACAGGCCCACCGTCTGGCTGATGCTATCCACCGTCTGGCCGTGGAACTGGGCGGTACCACCACCGGTGAGCATGGCGTCGGCCTGGTCCGCGCTCCTTATGCACGGCTGGAACACGGTTCCGCCCTCAAAGCTATGTGGGCAGTTAAAAAAGCTCTGGATCCCAAAAATATCATGAATCCGGGGAAAGTGCTGCTGCCTGAGGAGGAGAGCTAAATGCTGGCCCATGAACCGGAACTGTTAAATCAGCTGAAAAAATGCGTGCGCTGCGGCCAGTGCCGTTCCGTCTGTCCCGTTTTTGCTGTGCTGGGCAAGGAGTCGGCCGCTCCCCGGGGCAAGGTGTTTCTGACCGAAATGCTGCACAAGGAAAAACTGCCCCTGTCGGAGGAAATGGCCGGCCAGCTCACAGCCTGTTTGCTCTGTGAAGCCTGCAGTCAGGAGTGCCCTTCCGGGATTCCCGTGCATCGCTATGTCAGTATCGCCCGCAGCCATCTGGCCAAGAAAGGGTATTATAAATTCAAGCGCCAGCTCTTCGGCAAGCTCTGGCCCAGAACCCGTTTTCTCTCTCTGGCCGGTGAGCTGCTCAAGGCCTATCAGCATCTGGGTATCCGCAGCCTGGCCCGGGGGCTGGGGTTGACCCGGTTGCTGCCCGGCTCTCTAGGGCAGGCGGAAGCCGTCCTGACCACCGTCCCCAGGCAACGGGCCCGTCAGCTGCTGCCCACAGTGACTCCTGCTCAGGGAGAAAAGCGGGGCCGGGTCTATTATTTCCTCGGCTGTGCAACTGACATGCTCTTTCCCCACATCGCCCAGGCCACAGTAAAGGCCTTGAGTCAGCAGGGCTTTGAGGTGGTAATCAGTCCGGAGCTGAACTGCTGCGGTATGCCCCAGCTGGGTAACGGCGCCCGTGATACCGCTGTCAGCCTGGCGGCCAGGGTACTAGAGCAAATCGAAACCGCCGGGGCTCAGTGGGTAGTCAGTGATTGTGCCTCCTGTGGCGCAGCTTTAAAGGAATACCCCCAGCTGCTGGCCGGTACTGAACTGGCAGCCACCGCCCGTACCTGGGCTGAGCGCACGCGGGAAGTTACCGCTTTCCTGGCCGAGCAAGGCCTGCGGGAAATTACCGCTTCCAGTACATTACCCCTGACTGTAACCATCCATGACCCCTGTCACCTGGCCCGGGGCCTGAAACAAAAAGCCGCCCTGCGTCTGTTCCTGCAGCAGCTGCCGGGAGTGGAAGTGCGGGAAATGGCTCAGGCTGACCGCTGTTGCGGGGGGGCCGGCACCTTTTTCGCCACCAACTATCAGCTGTCCCAGACTATCCTGGCGGAAAAGGTAGCCAATATCCGCCAGAGTGGGGCTCAGGTAGTGGTCACTCCCTGTCCAGGCTGTATTTTGCAAATCAGCCATGGCTTGCGGCAGCAGGGACTGCCGGTACTGGTGAAACACCCGGTGGAATTGCTTACTTCCCTTTCGCCCAGGGACTATAAATAGTGGTAGATAAACGCCGTACTCTTACTTTAATCTTCAATTCCAGATGAGCGGTGGGCATTACTTCACTCCACCGCTCTTTCACTTTTTCCCAAATTTCCGGTTTTTCAGCAGCTAGCGCCGCCCCCAGACCGAATATATCGGCTCGGGTCTGGCGTTGTTTGTTCCAGGCCAGTTGAATTTCCTGAAGTATCATTCTGGTTAAGTGCTGTTCCAATTGCTTTACATTCGGACCAGTAGCCGGGTTGGTAAATCCGCTTTTTTCCCCGAGATTGCCTTCCACCTCCAACTCTAATTGATAATAGGGTTTACCATTTCGCCAGCCAGGCTTGAGCCGTCTTTTTTCTATCCGAATAATTTCAAAGGAAATTTTTCCTCCTCCTGGCTGGGGTGCAACGATAATCCCGCTCTGTACCTTGCCTTTAACCCACAATACCCCCCGGGTCTCTCTGGCATCCAGCCAGCCTGCTAGCCGTGTACCTTTTAAAAAGGCTGCCCCAGCCATATAGAGTACTCTTTCCGGCAATAATTCCCCCCGTTGTTCTACCTCCAGCCCTAAAACCTCCCGGCTGTATTTTTGCCAGCTCAGTGGCTCAACCGCTGTCGCCAGCGGTGCCTGTGCTCCCTGGCTGGCCAGGGCAGCAAGAAAATCTCCCATTTTCACTTTTACAGTACCAGAAGTACCAGAAGCAACTTTTTCCACCTGGTCTTTAAGAAAAGTCGCCGGCAGGGGTGTATAAGGAGGAGCATTTTGCAGTACCTGGTAAGCCTTGCCTCTAGCAACCAAAACATAGGGTGTACCCCGTAATTCATGATCAGAGCTGAGAGGATTATGCAATTAAGCATAAAAAATCCCTCCCCGGGTTAGCTTTTCCAAGGAGGGATTTGGCTATTCAGGACATCCTTTGCAGTTAACCAGCCTTTACGGGCGATATTGACCCCATAAATGACATAGCCCAGTTCTTCCCGGCGATGGGCATCGGGATTGATGGCGATTTTAACTCCCAGCTCCCGGGCCCGGCGGCACCAGCGCCAGTCCAGGTCCAGGCGATAGGGATTGGCATTGAGTTCAATGGCCTTGCCATAGCGGGAAGCAGCCTGCAAAATCTCTTCCAGATCCACCGGATACCCTGGCCGGGCCAGCAACAATCTGCCCGTGGGATGGCCCAGCATGGTGACCGCTGGATGCTCCAGAGCTCGCAGCAGGCGCCGGGTCATCAGCTTTTCATCCTGTTTAAAACCGGAATGGACAGAAGCAATAACAAAATCAAAGCTGGCCAGCACCTCATCAGGATAATCCAGCCCACCATCAGGCAGGATATCCACTTCTATCCCTTTCAAGAGGCGAAAATCTATGCCTTCTTCCTGCCACTTACGGTTGAGGACATCAATCTCCCGCTGCTGGCGCTGGATATCCTCCAGGGAGAGACCGTGGGCATAATAAGCAGAGCGGCTGTGGTCAGCGATACCAAGAAATTTCCAGCCCAGCCTGCGGGCGGCCTCAGCCATATCCGCCAGGGTGTGGATGCCATCACTGTAATTGGTATGGACATGCCATACTCCCTTCAGATCAGAAAGGTTCACCAGTTCTGGCAGCTGCCCCTTTTCCGCCACTTCAATCTCGCCCAGACCCTCTCGCAGCTCCGGCGGGATATAAGGCAGGCCCAGGGCTGCATAGGCCTCACGCTCAGAAGTAGCAGCGGCTACCGGTTTCTCTTCCTGGAACAGGCCGTATTCATTGAGCTTTAAGCCCTGTTTTTTGGCCCGCTGGCGCAGGAGAGTATTGTGTTCCTTGCTGCCGGTAAAATGGAGCCAGGTCCAGGCGAATTCCTCTCCTTTGGCCAGCCGCAGGTCACAGTTGATACCAGACATCAGCTCCAGAGTCAGCTTGTTTTCGCCGCCACTTGATACCGCTTTGACCAGGGACAGTTGCTCCAGAGCTGCCCGGAATTGCTGCCAGTCAGTACCCGGGGCCAGTTCCACCACCAGGTCCAGATCCTTGACCACTTCCAGTAAACGGCGCCAGCTGCCCGCCATCTCGGCGCGCTTAACCTGAGGCAACAGACGCAGCTCGGCCAGCAAGTCAAAGCCGATGACATTGGCCTCAGCCCAGCGCCAGCGCCCGGCATATTCCCGCCGTTTCTCGATAGCGGCCAGAATATTGGCCTGGCTTTTGGCCCCAAAACCCGGCAGGGTCAGGAGCCGATTCTCCCGGCAGGCATATTCCAGTTCCCCGGGATTACTGATTCCCAGCTCCCGGTATAAGGTTCCCACTTTTTTCGGGCCCAGTCCGGGTATCGCCAGCATTTCCAGCACGCCTGGCGGAAACTCATTCCGCAGTTCTTCATAGGCAGAGGACCGCCCCTCTACTACCAGCTCCCGGATTTGTTCCGCCAGGCTCTTGCCGATACCTTTGATTTCTTCCAGCTGGCCGCTGTCAACCAGCTGGTTCAGGTCTTCGGTCAGGGTCTCCACAATGCGGGCCCCGCCGTAAAAAGCCCGGGCCTTAAAGGGGTTTTCCCCTTTCAGTTCCAGCAACTTGCCGATTTCTTCCAGCACATGGGCTACCTGTTTTTTATCCATCTTCATTCCCCTTCTGCCAGCTGCAGATGTTTGCGGATGGTCAACTGTTCCCAGGCATTGATCCAGGGATCCACCTGGAAACGGGCAGGATAAAAAATCCCCTGGACTGCGATTTCAGCTACCGAAAGACCCTGACGCCAGAGAGTCAGGATTTTTTCATGTTTATGGTCGATAATTTGCAAGTATTCCTTTAAACGCCGATAAAACTCATCTTTACTCAATAGCTCAGGTACATGCGAGGTAAGATAGTATTTTGCCGGCAGTTCCAGCAAAGCCAGAGCCGACTGCCGGTAGGCGGTGATGTCCCCATCTTCCCCCATATACCAGGGCCCGAATTCCGTCAGATCCACGTCAGCAGTAAAGACCAGTTTCTCCTCCGGGAACCAGAGACAGGCCATGCCGGCAGTATGGCCCGGTGTATGCAGGAAGACCAGGGGTAAATCCCCCAGGTCCATCGGTTCTCCATAAGGATAGGTCCCATCAACTCGGCCGGTGGACCAGAGCCATTCCTGGCGACCCCAGGGAGCCAGACTCTGTCCCTTGATCCGATCAGCCTGCAAATCCGCCAGCCAGGCCGCTACTTTTTCCTCTCCCAGGGCCCAGGTTATCCCAATAGTGCGCACTAGCTGCCGTAAATCCAGTAAATTAGGGGCATCGATGGGATTACTCCAGATTTCCGCCTGTTCTTTAAACAAATAGGTATAGACTACATGGTCAAAATGGTAGTGGGTCAGATAGACCCGCTCTACCGGCAACCTTGCTTTCAGGGCCTGCAGTTTTTCCTCTCCGGCCCCGGCATCCACCAGAGCCTTGACTTCCTTGCCTTCCAGGTAGAGGTTGTTACTGTAAGGAAAATTGGCCCCGCGCTCACCAAAGATTACTTTTATTCTCCCTTTCTCCCGGTCAAACATCTTGCTCCCCCCCCTTTTACCATCATAGGGGTTCTGGCAAGCAATGTCAAATGCGGCGCAGCAGCAAGGGCACAATTTCCCCCGGTGGTAAGGGTTTGCCAAAGTAGAAACCCTGGGCCAGGTGGCACTGGCTTTCCCGCAGAAACTCCAGCTGTTCCCGGGTTTCCACCCCTTCCGCCACTACATGTAAATTCAGGGCCTGTCCCAGGCGAATAATAGCGGTTACCACCGTAGTGTCACTGGGATGATGAGGTGCCTGACGGATAAAGGACTTGTCTATCTTCAAGGCAGTTAAAGGAAAACGGGTCAAATAACTGAGGGAAGAATAACCCGTACCGAAATCATCGATGGCTACATGAATCCCCAGTTCTCGCAGTTCCTTGAGAATATCAATGGTTCGCTCTACATCTTTAATAGCGGTGCTTTCAGTAATCTCCAGCTCCAGCCAGCGGGGATCCAGGCCGGTTTCCTTCAGTATTCCCTTGACCATGGGTACAAAATCATCCTGAAGAAACTGGCGGGCGGAAATGTTAACTGCCACCCGCAGGGAAGAAAGCCCCGCTTCCTGCCAGAGCCGGTTTTGCCGGCAGGCCTGGTAGAGTACCCATTCCCCGATGGGAACAATCAGGCCGCTTTCTTCGGCAAGGGGAATAAAATCGCCGGGGCTGATGGGACCTTTGTCCCGATGTTGCCAGCGCAGTAATGCTTCCACTCCTATCAACTGACCGTTTTCCACCAGCACCTGGGGCTGATAATGCAGGCTTAATTCCTTCTGCGCCAGGGCCTGGTCCAGATCGGCTTTCAGCTGCATGTTTTCCAGGCTTTTGGCCCCCATGTCCCGATCAAAGACCCGGCAAAGATTGCGACCCTGTTCCTTGGCTTCAAACAGGGCGGTATCCGCCTGCCTCATTAATTCCTCTTTATCAATGCCCTGCTGAGGAGCCAGGGTAATCCCGATACTGACGGAAGTATAGATTTTTTCCCCTTTGATCTTAAACGGCTCTGCCATAATTTTAATCAGCCTGCGGGCCAGCTCCAGCGCTTCCTTCTCTGTCCCAATCCCCTGAGCCAGGACGGCAAATTTATCCCCGCTGAGACGAGCAATCCGCAGCTTTTCTCCCCCGCTCTCCAGCAGGCGCCGGGCTGTTTGCAACAGCAATTCATCTCCCGCCAGAAAGCCCAGAGTATCATTGACAAATTTCAACCGGTCCAGGTCCACGAACATAACCGCCACCGTGTCCAGGTTTAGCCTTACCAGTTCTAAAGCCTGGGCCAGCTGCTCACAAAACCAGCGCCGGTTTGGTAAACCCGTCACCGGGTCCCGGTAAGCCATTTGCCGCAATTTTTCCTCCAGTTGCAGGCGTTCCAGTTCCAATACAGCCCGCATGGTAAAAATCTTTAGCACTTTTTCTACCACTTGCTGATCCCGTAGAGGCTGACGATCCAGGGCCAGCAAGAGCCCCAGCAATCTCCCTTCAGCATCAAGAAGGGGAGCAGCAACACAGCTTTCTAACTTTCCCTTCAGGAGAGGGAATGTCGGAGCCTGGCTCAACCCCTGCGGGCAGCAACAAAACTGTCCTGCTATCAGCCTGGCACAGGGGAGTTCCTTCAGATTAAAGCAGAAATTATCCCAGGCCAACCCTTCAGCCCAAACGGCAACAGTGCGCACCTGGTTAGTTTCCGGTAAATATTCACCCACCAGCACATGGCTCATTTTCAACAAGCGGGCCAGATAATAAACAAGCTGCTGGAAAAAAGCCTGACCAGTGGCTCGGGCCAGACTACCAGCAGTATTCTCCGCTAAAGCCATGTCTATTAGATTTTCTCTTTCTTTTTCTTTCATCCTGTTCGCTCTCCTCATGCTGCCATTTTTTATTTTTAATACTTCGCTACAATTCTAATAAATCCTTGTGATTAAAGACTCATTTTTTAAAAGTTGCAATTTTATGGACAATATTTGCATTAATCTCCATCGCAGTCCACATCAACTTTAGCATCCTTAATACGGATACTGATGGACATAAAGTCATTTTCCAGTTTGATTTTTTTCTTTCGCCCATCCTCCGACTGGCGAATTTTCACTTTCAGTTTGTCTTTGCTACAGTCATCATTATGGCCCATTTTGCCCACCTCCGGGCTTTTTTGCTATATTTTATGGGCATAAAGCCAGAAAGGTGTCAAAGCACTCATTTGCCCGGCGGTCCATAATATAGAGAAGGAACAAATAGCGGGAGGGATGCCCGTGTCTGCACCTGCCCGTTACTACCATGTAGTAGCTCTTTCTGTGCCCATCGTGCTCAACAGGGCTGGCGAATACAATCCCAATGGCATGATGTTTGTCCTGAAAGAAAGGGAAGCTGAACTACGGCAACAAATTGCCAGCAACCCCGGACAACCGGTGTCTCTGGTCCAGCCCCTGGTCATCCGGGCCTGTGCCGGCGAATGGGTGGAAGTGCTGCTGGAAAACCAGCTGCCCTTCCCGGTCTCCATGCATATCCAAAAAGCCGCCTATTCCATACAGACAAGTGACGGCAGCCTGGTGGGCCTGAACCAGTCATCCCTGGCCCCACCGGGTGGCTCTATCACCTATCGCTGGTTCTGTCCCCGGGAAGGGGCCTACCTGTTCAATGACCTGGCCAACCCCCTCAGCAGTGAGACTGGCAGCAATGCCAATGGCCTCTGGGGCGCACTGATCGTCGAACCTCCCGGCTCCCGCTGGACCGATCCCGAGACAGGAGGCGAATTGCCCAGTGGCACCGCAGCCGATATTCACCCGCCCGGACGTCCCTCCTTTCGGGAATATGTCGTCTTCTTCCATGACGAATTCCCGGCCGTGGCAGCTGATGGCGGCCCCATCATCGATCCCATGCATCCGGAGCCAGTGGTGGAAGTGCATACCATCAGTTATCGCTCCGAACCCAGCCGCATTCGGCCGCCCCGCGGGGGCTGCAGCGGCGAGGAATGTATGATGAGCTCCTGGGTACACGGTGATCCGGCCACTCCTGTTTTCCACGCTTATATCGGGGACCCGGCGGTTTTCCATCTCATTCATGCCGGAATCAAGGAAACCCATGTCTTTCATCTTCATCTCTACCAGTGGCATCTGGAACCGGATAATCCCCGCTCTCCCATCATCGACTCGATCAGCATCAGCCCCCAGGAAACCTATACCTTCAAACCCCTGTACGGTGCCGGCAGCCTGGCCCGTAGCTTCGGAGACGCTATTTTTCACTGTCATCTCTATCCTCATTTCGATAATGGTATGTGGGGCCTCTGGCGTACCCATGATGTGCTGGAAGATGGCAGCCGTTTCTACCCCGATGGCACCCCCATCAAGGCCCTGCAGCCTTTGCCTGACCGCCAGCCGCCGCCAGCGCCTGCTCCGGAACGCCCCGGCTTCCCCCTCTTTATTCCTGGCATTTTCGGTCAAAAACCCCCGGCTCCCCCACTGGGCATAGTCGGCGTACGAGATCCGACACCGCTGGAACGGGCCGCCTTTGCTGCCAATGCCCGGCCCGGTGCGGTTTTCGCCAATCCAGCCCCTCCCGATGCCCCGGTACGGGAATATGAGATTGTCGGTATCAGCCGTGACCTGGTCTACAATCAGCAGGGCTGGCATGACCCGGAGGGACGCCTGTACGTACTGGCCGAAGATGAAGAGGCTGTCTTATCCGGCCAGAAAGTCCCAGAACCTCTGGTGATTCGGGCCAATGCCGGTGAAGTGGTGCGGGTGAAATTCACCAACAAATTCCCCCTGCAACTGGGTGGCAATGCTTTTCAAAACCGGCATCATACCACTGAAGCCGGTATCCATATCCATCTGGTGAAATTCGATGTTCAATGTTCCGACGGAGCCGCCAATGGCTGGAACTACGACAGCAGCGCCCCTTATGGTGAGACCATTGTCTACCAGTGGTACTGTGACCGGGAATTGCATGCAGTTTTTTTCCATGACCATCAATTTGCCAACCTGCACCAGCAACACGGGGTCTTCGGCGCCCTGATCGTAGAGCCACCTCATTCCATTTATCTCGATCCCGGTACCGGCAAACCCTTGAAATCCGGCACCAGGGCCATCATCCACAACCCTTTCCTGCCGGATTTTCGGGAATTCGTCCTCTTTGTCCATGACTTTGCCCTGCTGTTCGATCGGGAAGGGCAACCCCTGAATCCGCCGCCTTTTCCTGATTCGCCCCAGGACCCGGGCGTGATGGGAATCAACTACCGCTGTACTCCATTTCTGTTCCGTCCCGGGGATCCGGCTTATGTCTTCAGCTCCCGGGTGCACGGCGAGCCCGATACCCCCCTGCTGGAAGCCTATGCCGGCGATCCCGTCCGCATCCGGCTGCTGGATGGGGCCCATGAAGAACAGCATTCCTTTATTATACACGGCCACCGCTGGCACCGTCAGCCCCGGGATCCGGCACCCCCCCGTACTTCCAGCCAGACCATCGGTATTTCGGAAGCCTTCAATTTCTTTTTCACCGCCCGGGCCCGGCAGCGCACCGATTATCTCTATTATTTCGGCGGCATCGATGACCTCTGGCTGGGTCTATGGGGTATTTTCCGGGTCCATGTCCGACCGGTTGCCCATTTGCACCCGTTGCCTGACCGGCAATATCTGCCTCTGACCGCTCCCATCCGGCCATTGCCAGCCGGTCCGGTGCGGCGTTACCAGGTGGTAGCCATGGCTCACCCCATTGTGTATAACCGCTTTGGTGATCATGATCCCAATGGGCTGCTTTTCGCTCTGGCTCGCGATGAGGCGGCCATACGGCAGGGAACGCTTGTTCCCGAACCCTTGCTGCTGCGGGCCAACCTGGGTGAAGTGGTGGAAATCCACCTCACCAACAAACTGCCGGAGTACCTGCCTTCAGCCACCTTCCCGGAAGTGCCCCTGCAAATACCCTGGCCTGCCTCCAGCCGGGTTTCCCTGCACATCCAGACCCTGACCTATCTGGGTCCGGAACAGGATGGCGCTGCCGTCGGCTTTAATCCCGACAGCACTATCCCTCCCGGCGCTTCCCGGCTCTACCGCTTTCAGGCTGACGTCCCGGGCCTGCATTTCTTCTACAGTATGACTGACCTGCGCAACCACCGGCAACGGGGGCTGTTCGGAGCCATAATTGTTGAACCGCCAGGTTCCTACTGGCTTGATCCCTATAGCGGCAAACCCCGCAGCCATGGCGCTCATTTACTCATCTATCCTCCTGGCCAACCGCCCTACCGGGAATTCGCAGTCATTGCCCACAACGGTATTGAACTTTTTGATCAGCAGGGTCAGCGGATACCTGACCCGCAGGAAGTTGAGGACTTTGAAGATCAGGGACATAAAGCCTT encodes the following:
- a CDS encoding FAD-binding oxidoreductase, with translation MALAQQIQTEIIRMLGHEKVLTSPLELAYYSYDSSFLAREKSFLPDLVVFPTSTSEVAAIMKLAWQHEIPVTPRGAGTGETCGCVPVKGGIVLDLSRWKTIEEIDAANMQVWVRPGVIHAELNEALAPYGLFFPPDPGSTRMCTIGGMVANNSSGLRAVKYGATENYVLGLEVVLPNGEVIITGGTRSKAVKSVTGLNLTKVFVGSEGTLGVITNIRLRLWPKPKGRGIAMAVFANLEDAPAAILDVYRAGILPSGIEIMDNSAIRAVSEFAPELNLPVDAQAILIFEVDGNPASVAWEGEQIQQIVGQRALRIEWATEPKRMADLWRARGVVATAAARVRPDGSRIFHGEDISVPFTQVTEALRRIQALGEEFGVKVVVYGHIGDGNLHTAPVIDPENPAEVEQAHRLADAIHRLAVELGGTTTGEHGVGLVRAPYARLEHGSALKAMWAVKKALDPKNIMNPGKVLLPEEES
- a CDS encoding (Fe-S)-binding protein; this encodes MLAHEPELLNQLKKCVRCGQCRSVCPVFAVLGKESAAPRGKVFLTEMLHKEKLPLSEEMAGQLTACLLCEACSQECPSGIPVHRYVSIARSHLAKKGYYKFKRQLFGKLWPRTRFLSLAGELLKAYQHLGIRSLARGLGLTRLLPGSLGQAEAVLTTVPRQRARQLLPTVTPAQGEKRGRVYYFLGCATDMLFPHIAQATVKALSQQGFEVVISPELNCCGMPQLGNGARDTAVSLAARVLEQIETAGAQWVVSDCASCGAALKEYPQLLAGTELAATARTWAERTREVTAFLAEQGLREITASSTLPLTVTIHDPCHLARGLKQKAALRLFLQQLPGVEVREMAQADRCCGGAGTFFATNYQLSQTILAEKVANIRQSGAQVVVTPCPGCILQISHGLRQQGLPVLVKHPVELLTSLSPRDYK
- a CDS encoding Ger(x)C family spore germination C-terminal domain-containing protein; translated protein: MVARGKAYQVLQNAPPYTPLPATFLKDQVEKVASGTSGTVKVKMGDFLAALASQGAQAPLATAVEPLSWQKYSREVLGLEVEQRGELLPERVLYMAGAAFLKGTRLAGWLDARETRGVLWVKGKVQSGIIVAPQPGGGKISFEIIRIEKRRLKPGWRNGKPYYQLELEVEGNLGEKSGFTNPATGPNVKQLEQHLTRMILQEIQLAWNKQRQTRADIFGLGAALAAEKPEIWEKVKERWSEVMPTAHLELKIKVRVRRLSTTIYSPWAKGK
- the polX gene encoding DNA polymerase/3'-5' exonuclease PolX yields the protein MDKKQVAHVLEEIGKLLELKGENPFKARAFYGGARIVETLTEDLNQLVDSGQLEEIKGIGKSLAEQIRELVVEGRSSAYEELRNEFPPGVLEMLAIPGLGPKKVGTLYRELGISNPGELEYACRENRLLTLPGFGAKSQANILAAIEKRREYAGRWRWAEANVIGFDLLAELRLLPQVKRAEMAGSWRRLLEVVKDLDLVVELAPGTDWQQFRAALEQLSLVKAVSSGGENKLTLELMSGINCDLRLAKGEEFAWTWLHFTGSKEHNTLLRQRAKKQGLKLNEYGLFQEEKPVAAATSEREAYAALGLPYIPPELREGLGEIEVAEKGQLPELVNLSDLKGVWHVHTNYSDGIHTLADMAEAARRLGWKFLGIADHSRSAYYAHGLSLEDIQRQQREIDVLNRKWQEEGIDFRLLKGIEVDILPDGGLDYPDEVLASFDFVIASVHSGFKQDEKLMTRRLLRALEHPAVTMLGHPTGRLLLARPGYPVDLEEILQAASRYGKAIELNANPYRLDLDWRWCRRARELGVKIAINPDAHRREELGYVIYGVNIARKGWLTAKDVLNSQIPPWKS
- a CDS encoding MBL fold metallo-hydrolase, with translation MFDREKGRIKVIFGERGANFPYSNNLYLEGKEVKALVDAGAGEEKLQALKARLPVERVYLTHYHFDHVVYTYLFKEQAEIWSNPIDAPNLLDLRQLVRTIGITWALGEEKVAAWLADLQADRIKGQSLAPWGRQEWLWSTGRVDGTYPYGEPMDLGDLPLVFLHTPGHTAGMACLWFPEEKLVFTADVDLTEFGPWYMGEDGDITAYRQSALALLELPAKYYLTSHVPELLSKDEFYRRLKEYLQIIDHKHEKILTLWRQGLSVAEIAVQGIFYPARFQVDPWINAWEQLTIRKHLQLAEGE
- a CDS encoding putative bifunctional diguanylate cyclase/phosphodiesterase, producing MKEKERENLIDMALAENTAGSLARATGQAFFQQLVYYLARLLKMSHVLVGEYLPETNQVRTVAVWAEGLAWDNFCFNLKELPCARLIAGQFCCCPQGLSQAPTFPLLKGKLESCVAAPLLDAEGRLLGLLLALDRQPLRDQQVVEKVLKIFTMRAVLELERLQLEEKLRQMAYRDPVTGLPNRRWFCEQLAQALELVRLNLDTVAVMFVDLDRLKFVNDTLGFLAGDELLLQTARRLLESGGEKLRIARLSGDKFAVLAQGIGTEKEALELARRLIKIMAEPFKIKGEKIYTSVSIGITLAPQQGIDKEELMRQADTALFEAKEQGRNLCRVFDRDMGAKSLENMQLKADLDQALAQKELSLHYQPQVLVENGQLIGVEALLRWQHRDKGPISPGDFIPLAEESGLIVPIGEWVLYQACRQNRLWQEAGLSSLRVAVNISARQFLQDDFVPMVKGILKETGLDPRWLELEITESTAIKDVERTIDILKELRELGIHVAIDDFGTGYSSLSYLTRFPLTALKIDKSFIRQAPHHPSDTTVVTAIIRLGQALNLHVVAEGVETREQLEFLRESQCHLAQGFYFGKPLPPGEIVPLLLRRI
- a CDS encoding multicopper oxidase domain-containing protein, translating into MSAPARYYHVVALSVPIVLNRAGEYNPNGMMFVLKEREAELRQQIASNPGQPVSLVQPLVIRACAGEWVEVLLENQLPFPVSMHIQKAAYSIQTSDGSLVGLNQSSLAPPGGSITYRWFCPREGAYLFNDLANPLSSETGSNANGLWGALIVEPPGSRWTDPETGGELPSGTAADIHPPGRPSFREYVVFFHDEFPAVAADGGPIIDPMHPEPVVEVHTISYRSEPSRIRPPRGGCSGEECMMSSWVHGDPATPVFHAYIGDPAVFHLIHAGIKETHVFHLHLYQWHLEPDNPRSPIIDSISISPQETYTFKPLYGAGSLARSFGDAIFHCHLYPHFDNGMWGLWRTHDVLEDGSRFYPDGTPIKALQPLPDRQPPPAPAPERPGFPLFIPGIFGQKPPAPPLGIVGVRDPTPLERAAFAANARPGAVFANPAPPDAPVREYEIVGISRDLVYNQQGWHDPEGRLYVLAEDEEAVLSGQKVPEPLVIRANAGEVVRVKFTNKFPLQLGGNAFQNRHHTTEAGIHIHLVKFDVQCSDGAANGWNYDSSAPYGETIVYQWYCDRELHAVFFHDHQFANLHQQHGVFGALIVEPPHSIYLDPGTGKPLKSGTRAIIHNPFLPDFREFVLFVHDFALLFDREGQPLNPPPFPDSPQDPGVMGINYRCTPFLFRPGDPAYVFSSRVHGEPDTPLLEAYAGDPVRIRLLDGAHEEQHSFIIHGHRWHRQPRDPAPPRTSSQTIGISEAFNFFFTARARQRTDYLYYFGGIDDLWLGLWGIFRVHVRPVAHLHPLPDRQYLPLTAPIRPLPAGPVRRYQVVAMAHPIVYNRFGDHDPNGLLFALARDEAAIRQGTLVPEPLLLRANLGEVVEIHLTNKLPEYLPSATFPEVPLQIPWPASSRVSLHIQTLTYLGPEQDGAAVGFNPDSTIPPGASRLYRFQADVPGLHFFYSMTDLRNHRQRGLFGAIIVEPPGSYWLDPYSGKPRSHGAHLLIYPPGQPPYREFAVIAHNGIELFDQQGQRIPDPQEVEDFEDQGHKAFNYRSERLANRLAFNPDPALVFSSAVHGDPATPLFEAYTGEPLVFHFGMAASKPRNTSFLIHGHTWTLGTSIIACQGKVSIGNSWTLYLREKAGGRFRVPGDYLYRAGVLRWDVEAGMWGILRVHAEKKKNLLKLK